Genomic window (Fluviispira vulneris):
TCTTTTACCAATAAGGATTTACCTCGGCCAGATTTACTAAAATCAGATCTGTAATTCCATATAATTTGTTTTTCAAGTCCTTTTTCTTTAGCTGCTCTTATAATTTTTTTCAAAATTTCATTATCATTTAAAAATTCAATATCAAATATACATTTTCTGCCAATTATTTCATAATGGCGTTTAGCAAAATTTAGTACATGGTCGATTGATATATAAGGTAAATGAAATTCTCCAGTGCTAATTTTAACCGAATCATGTTCATTTACCCCAAACCCAACATTTTTTAGCTTTGTTAATATTTCACACAACTCCTGATCTTTTTCGCCAAGAAAACCATTGCTAAACGGAACAATTCTTTCAACACCAAATTTTCTTAACTCACCGACAAGCTCTACTAATTCATTTGGAAATTGAAAAGGCTCTCCTCCAGATATCCCAACTTCATTTAATCCGAGCGAAACCCAGTCTTTAATATTTGTTCTTATATTATTCCATGAAATAAATTTTTTCTTATTTTCAGAATGACTTGCATTATAACAATGAGAGCACCTAGCATTACAATATAATGATGTTGTTATTCCCACACTTTTTGGTAACCAAACAGGATAAACTCTCTCAACAAAGGAAACGATATTTGTATCCGAAATATTCTTGTCAATTGATGAATAATAACTAAAAATTTCAAACCTTGACAACCCCCAAAATGAATCTAATTCAGAATTCTTTTCCATCCTTATTGACTCAGATTGCCATTTATATTTTTTACCTAGCTTTTCGATTAATTCTGAAGCGTTTTTTTCTTTTCTAAAATTCTGCAGAGAAATCTTCCCCTGAACTGATTTGACTTTCACAATTCCTGTGAGCGAAAACTTCTCATTTAAATAACCATCGGCAGATAGAAGAATTGAATTATCATTACTTAATATGTGAAATTCTTTAACGAAATTATATAGAAAGGGAATATCTTCTTCTTTTTTTATCAAGTCAAATTCTATTTGTTGAGCAGCTATTGCTGCTGCGTAAAAATAGAATTTTGTTTTATGAAAATATGGAAGATTGGCATCTCTAACATATTCTAAAAAACCTATTAGATCACCCCATCCACCAAAATCACCCGCAATAGGATTGGAGTTGTCTAAATAATCCTCTAATAAGCCATCCAAAATTGTGTCATTTAGAAATGCTTTTTTCAGAGTCCCCACAATCCATTCTTTGCGGTCACGCCTGTATCTCTCTTTTTGAATTTGAACGCCAATATGATTTAAATTAAAAACCACCTAAAGGTTTCGTTTAAAATCCG
Coding sequences:
- a CDS encoding radical SAM protein; this encodes MVFNLNHIGVQIQKERYRRDRKEWIVGTLKKAFLNDTILDGLLEDYLDNSNPIAGDFGGWGDLIGFLEYVRDANLPYFHKTKFYFYAAAIAAQQIEFDLIKKEEDIPFLYNFVKEFHILSNDNSILLSADGYLNEKFSLTGIVKVKSVQGKISLQNFRKEKNASELIEKLGKKYKWQSESIRMEKNSELDSFWGLSRFEIFSYYSSIDKNISDTNIVSFVERVYPVWLPKSVGITTSLYCNARCSHCYNASHSENKKKFISWNNIRTNIKDWVSLGLNEVGISGGEPFQFPNELVELVGELRKFGVERIVPFSNGFLGEKDQELCEILTKLKNVGFGVNEHDSVKISTGEFHLPYISIDHVLNFAKRHYEIIGRKCIFDIEFLNDNEILKKIIRAAKEKGLEKQIIWNYRSDFSKSGRGKSLLVKEELKEVDLSKMQCPVRYRSAIYPNEGWVYCTGTIFPKKHVSLSKLDDKSIFEIFSTAHFDDKFLFLSLGSFEDYLLHKNKDYKNLDLRMNSKSTACSLCAKIYG